A stretch of DNA from Cupriavidus taiwanensis:
GCCTTGCTCGGCGCCGAGCGGGTTGCGCGGCGAATGGCAGGCGCTGCAGTGACCCAGCCCCTCGGCCAGGTAGGCGCCGCGATTCCATTGCGCCGAGCGCGACGGGTCCGGCGCAAAGCGTTCATTGCGATGGAACAGCAGGTTCCAGCCGGCCAGCAGCGGGCGCAGGTTGAAGGGGAAGGCGAGCTGCGTCGGCGGCACCGCGGATGTCACCGGCTCGGCCGACATCAGGTAGCCATATAGCGCCTGCATGTCGCCATCGCTGATTTTGGCGAAGGCGGTGTACGGGAACGCCGGATACAGGCGCCGCCCGTCGCGGTGGATGCCTTCGCGCATGGCGCGCTCAAAGGCGGCGAACGACCAGTTGCCGATGCCGGTCTGCACATCCGGCGTGATGTTGGTGCTGTAGACCGTGCCGAAGGGCGTTTCCAGCGGCAGTCCGCCGGCGTTCTTCGCGCCGCCCGGCGCGGTATGGCAGACCGCGCAGTCGCCGGCGGCGGCCACCAGCCGGCCGCGTTCGAGCGTGGCGGCGGAATAGAAGCCGGGCTCGGGCGGCGCCACCGGCGCGATCGGCGCGCGCCACGGCAACAGCGTGGCGCACACGCCGGCCGCGGCGGCGGCCGCCGCCGCGATCCAGCCGCGCTGCTTGCGTTTGTCGCGGGGGCTGGCCTCGGCCAGTGCCAGGCGGATGCGTTCGGCGCTGAACGGTGGCTTGCGCAGGCGCACGCCGGTGGCATTGTAGATGGCATTGGCCACCGCCGCGGCTGCGGGCAGCGAATCGGTGGCGCCGGCAGCGAGCGCGTCGTGGGTGGCCAGCGTGCCGGCCAGCCGCACTTCCGGCAGGGCCTGTGCCGGCACGGCAGGCAAGGTATCTCCGGCACCATGCGTGGCGGCTGGCCAGGTGTCGAACCCCGGCGTGGCGGCAGTCAGCCGCAGCGCGGCGGCGGCCACGTCCTGCTCGATCGAGCGCGTCGCTGCTGTGGCTTGCAGAGGCGCCAGCGATTCGCTGTCGTGGCCTACGGTAACGCGCGTGACCGCCAGCTCGCCGGTGCTGCGGTCGACCTCGACTTCCGCGACCCACGCCGACCAGCTCCGGCCGGCGTCGTGGTCGATGGTGTGGGCGTAGGCAAAGCCGCGGCCGCGCCGCACATTGCCCGCGGCGGAGTTGGCGCGTGGCGCGGCGGCAGTGCTGTCCAGGTCCCAGCCGGCGCGCTCGGCTACCTGCCGCACCAGCGCGGCGCCGCGCGGGTCGTGCAGATGCGCGAGGCGCAGCGCCACCGGATCGGCGCCGCTGGCGGCGGCAAGCTCGTCGAGATGCGATTCGCGCGCGAACAACTGCGCGCGGGCTGCCGTCAGCGGCGCGGCTGCGAATGCCGCCGGGTCGCCGCACAGCGCGAGCTCGACATGGGGGATGCCATACGGCGGCAGCGCCGCGCCGGCAGTGTTGCCCGCGTCGATGCTGTCCGTCACCGGCACGGGCGTTCGCGTCAGCCACAGCGCCAGCGACGCTGCCGGCGGCGGCGTGCCCGCCAGCGTGGCGGCGTAGGCATCGACGGTGGCGCCGCTGCGCGCGCTATCGACGCGGACATCGAGCGCGGCATCGGCCAGGCCGGCCTCGGCGGCGCACAGTCGGCGCACCACCGGTTGCCCGCTGGCGTGGGCGAGCAAGGCCGCATCGGCGGCGGCGTGTGGTGCCAGCAGCGCGGGGTCGCCACGGTCGTCGTGCGCTTGCCAGCAAACCATCTGCACTTGTGTTGGCGCGATGCCCAGCAGGGCAGCAAGTTCGGTGCGCAGGGCGCCAGGGCGCGTGGCGGGCAGCCATAGCGTCAGCGTGCCATCGCGCCAGTCGGCGACAGCGGTGCAGCAGGCCTCGTCGCCGGTGCTTGCCAGTGGCCACTGGTAATGCTGCGTATCGCGTGCGCCGGCACGCGCCAGTGCCTCGGCGGCATGGCCGCATTGCGCCAGCGTGTGGCGCGCCGCGGGTGTGGCGTCGGCGCGCGGCGGGGCGGACCAGCGCGCCCGCAGCGCCCGCGCCGCGTCGGCGGCCTGGGCGGCAGAGACCGCGGCCACGCCGGCAAAGTTATTGCGGACCACTACCGCGCGGATGCCGGGCAGCGCCAGCGCGGCGTCGCGCGCGGCGTGCAGCAGGCGCGCCGCGAGCGGCTCGCCGCCCACCCAGCGCAGGCCGGGCGGGGTCAGGACATGGGCCACCAGGCAATCGGCCGCGTGCGGCGGCACGCCGGCGGCCAGCGCCGTCGCGTGCGTGGCGGCTGGCACGATGGCCGCGCTCACGATGCCGCCCCTTGCGCGGCTTGTCGCTGCAGCACGGCGGCCCGCCTGACCGCGCGCACGATTTCCACATGCGTGCCGCAACGGCACAGGTTGAAGCGCAAGGCCTCGCGGATCTGCGTTTCGTCGGGGTCGGGGTTCTGCGCCAGCAGTGCCTTGGCGGTCATGATCATGCCGTTCAGGCAGTAGCCGCATTGCGCGGCCTGTTCTTCGATAAAGGCCTGCTGCACCGGGTCGGGATGCTGTGCCGTGCCCAGCCCCTCCAGCGTGGTGACCGCGTGCCCCACGGCGGCCCTGACCGGCAGCACGCAGGAACGTGCGGGCAGGCCGTCCACCAGCACCGTGCAGGCACCGCACTGGCCCAGGCCGCAACCGTACTTGGGCCCGTTGCAGCACAGGTCGTTGCGCAGGATGTAGAGCAGCGGCGTGTCAGGCGCCACCTCGAGGGTGTGCTCGACGTGGTTGACCTGCAGGGTCAGGGGGCGGGGCGCGTTCATCGGGAGCTGGGGGGCGGTTTGAACATCACGCATCGCGGCGCCGCGCCCCATTCTTGGCGAGGGGCGGCGGCGGGCAGGGGTGGTCAGGCGGTCAGGCGGCTTCGGACAGCGGCTTGCTCCCGGCCGACACCAGCGGCACGTTGAACACATCGTAGCCGAAACACCAGTCCGGGTTCTCGTTGCTGCGCAACCAGGTATTGTTGTGCGAGACCAGCTGGACCTTGCCGGCGCGCTCGGCGCGGTTGGCTTCATACAGCGCGAAGGCACTGGCGTAGTCGTCGGTGCCGGCTTCGGTGAAGCAGCGCGTCAGCATGGCGGCATCTTCGATCGCCATCGCGGCGCCCTGCGCCATGTGCGGCTTCATCGGGTGGCAGGCATCGCCCAGCAGTACCAGGCGGCCCCGGCTCCACAGCGGCAGCGGGTCGCGCTCCAGCAGCGGCCACTTGGTCACTTCGACCGTGCCTTCGATCAGCGATTGCACGCCTTCGTGCCAGCCGTCGAAGGCCGCGCGCATTTCTTCGACGCTGCTCGGCACCCAGCTCTTGCTCATGTCCCATTCGGGCTCGGGCACGCCGGTGACGTAGTAGATCTCGTCGAGCTTGCTGGTGTCGAAGTAGACCATCATGTGGCGGTCGTCGGTCCACCACTTGGTGCAGCGCTCGTGCGTGAAGCCCTTGACGCGCGCGATCGGGAAGACCGCGCGGTGCGCGACGTAGCCGGTGTACTTGGGCGGCTCGGCGCCCAGCAGGGTCTCGCGGATGCGCGAGTTGACGCCGTCGGCGCCGATCACGATATCGGCTTCTTCGACCGTGCCGTCGGTGAAGCGCAGTTGCACCACATCGCCCTGGTCAGTGACGCTTTCCAGCTTCTTGTCGAAGAACAGCGTGCCGGGCGCCACCGCGTCGGTCAGCAGCTTGTGGAAGTCGCCACGGTGCACGGTCAGGTAGCTGGCGCCGTAATGGCGCACCGCATAGTCGCCCAGCGGGATCTGCGCGATCACCTCGCCGGTGAGGCCGTCGCGGCTGTACCAGTAGTCGGGGTGGCAACCCATGTCGTTGAGCGCGTCCTCGATGCCGATGCGCCGCATGATCTTCATCACGTTGGGCCCGACGTGGATGCCCGCGCCCAGGCGCGAGAACGCCGGTGCCTGTTCATACAACCTGACTTGGAAGCCGGCTCGCTGCAGCAGGGCGGCCGCGGCCGTCCCTCCGAGTCCGGCGCCGACAACTGCGATTCGCGGTTTGCCTTGCACGTTATTTCTCCTGGCAATGACACAAGGTCGATGGGGGGCTGGGGCGGCCACGCGGCCGACCGTTGAAAACGAGTGTACACACTCAAAATATCGAGGTAAAGGCGAAATTTTGCGAACCTATGGAAAACCCTGATGTCGATGTGATCGTACCGCAATGATGCGCTGCGATGGGGAAAACCGGCGCAAAAACGGGCTTCATTGATTCAGCGTGCACTGAACCAGTGAATCTCCGCGGGCGCAGAATCTGTTTGCCTATATAAAGTGTGTACACTACAATCAGTCGCAGCATGCAGGCCCCCGGCCGCTGCAGGCAGACAGACCGCGAGCGCTACCAAGGCGCAACCAAGGGCAGACAAACAGATGACGGAGTCGACAGTGCAGAAAGTTTTCCGAATCGGCCAGATCGTGCCGAGCTCCAACACCACCATGGAAACCGAAATTCCCGCCATGCTGGCCGCGCGCCAGCTGGTGCGCCCGGAGCGCTTCACCTTCCACTCGAGCCGGATGCGCATGAAGAAGGTGGTCAAGGAAGAGCTGGCCGCCATGGATGCGGAATCCGACCGCTGCGCGGTGGAACTGAGCGACGCCCGCGTCGACGTGCTCGGCTACGCCTGCCTGGTGGCGATCATGGCGATGGGCCACGGCTACCACCGCGTCTCCGAGCAGCGCCTGCAGGCGCATACCGCGGAGAACGGCGGCGATGCGCCGGTGATCACCAGCGCCGGCGCGCTGGTCGATGCGCTCAAGGTGTTGGGCGCGAAGCGCATCGCGGTGGTGGCGCCGTACATGAAGCCGCTGACCGAGCTGGTGGTTGACTACATCCGCAACGAAGGCTACGAGGTGGTCGACTACCGCGCGCTCGAGATCCCCGACAACCTCGACGTGGGCCGCCACGACCCGGCGAAGCTGCCGGAGATCGTCGCGCAGATGGATTACGCCGATGCCGACGTGATCGTGCTGTCGGCCTGCGTGCAGATGCCGTCGCTGCCGGCGGTGGCCAAGGTCGAGGCCATGACCGGCAAGCCGGTGGTCACCGCCGCCGTCGCCACCACCTATGCGCTGCTCAAGCGCCTGGGCCTGGAGCCGGTGGTGCCGGGCGCCGGCGCGCTGCTGTCCGGCGCCTACTGAAGGAGGCGGACATGACGACCAGCACCTTTCTCTACGGCGCCAACGTCCACGCCAACGGCATCCGCCAGCACTACCTGCGCTATGGCGGGCAGGCGGGCGTGCGCGCGCAGCGCGATGCGGTCATCATCGTGCCGGGCATCACCAGTCCCGCGGTGACCTGGGGCTTTGTCGGCGAGCGCTTCGGGCAGCAGTTCGATACCTATGTGCTCGACGTGCGCGGCCGCGGCTTGTCGCAGGCCGGCGCGGAGCTGGACTACAGCCTCGATGCGCAGGCCGCCGACGTGGTTGCCTTTGCCGCGGCGCTGGGACTGCAGCGCTATGCCGTGGTCGGCCATTCGATGGGCGCGCGCATCGGCATCCGCGCCGCGCGCGGCAAGCCCGCGGGCCTGACGCGGCTGGTGCTGGTGGATCCGCCGGTATCCGGCCCGGGGCGCCGCGCCTACCCATCGCAACTGCCGTGGTACATCGATTCGATCCGGCTGGCGCGGCAGGGCATCGACGCCGAAGGCATGCGCGCTTTCTGCCCGAGCTGGAACGAAGACCAGCTGCGCCTGCGGGCGCAATGGCTGCATACCTGCGACGAGCGCGCGGTACTGGCCAGCTTCAACGGCTTCCACGAGGACGATATCCATGCCGACCTGCCGCAGGTCGCCGTGCCGGCGCTGCTGATGACCGCCGGGCGTGGCGACGTGATCCGCGCGCAAGACGTGCAGGAAATGCGCTCGCTGCTGCCGGCCTTGCTGGTCGCGCACGTGGCCGATGCCGGCCACATGATCCCGTGGGACGACGAGCCCGGCTTCTACCGCGCCTTCGGCGACTTCCTCGGCGCGGCGCTGACTTGATCAAGGAGCGAACATGCCCGTAAGCGATTACGACCTGACCGTGGCGTGGCAGCAGGTGCTGACGCTGTCGAAGCTGCAGCCGGGGCAGACCGTCACGGTGCTGACCGGCGCGGCCACGCATCCGCAGACGCTGCGCACGGCGATGGTGGCGGCGGCGTCGATGGGCGCCATCGTCAACCGGCTCGACCTGCCGCCGGTCAACGGCGAGAAAGCGCTCAGCCGCGATGCGCTGGCCTACCTCGGCACCACGCCGCTGACCGGCAATCCCGCGGCGATCGCCGCGCTCAAGGCGAGCGACCTGGTGCTGGACCTGATGACGCTGCTGTTCTCGCCCGAGCAGCACGAGATACTGGCCGGCG
This window harbors:
- a CDS encoding c-type cytochrome produces the protein MSAAIVPAATHATALAAGVPPHAADCLVAHVLTPPGLRWVGGEPLAARLLHAARDAALALPGIRAVVVRNNFAGVAAVSAAQAADAARALRARWSAPPRADATPAARHTLAQCGHAAEALARAGARDTQHYQWPLASTGDEACCTAVADWRDGTLTLWLPATRPGALRTELAALLGIAPTQVQMVCWQAHDDRGDPALLAPHAAADAALLAHASGQPVVRRLCAAEAGLADAALDVRVDSARSGATVDAYAATLAGTPPPAASLALWLTRTPVPVTDSIDAGNTAGAALPPYGIPHVELALCGDPAAFAAAPLTAARAQLFARESHLDELAAASGADPVALRLAHLHDPRGAALVRQVAERAGWDLDSTAAAPRANSAAGNVRRGRGFAYAHTIDHDAGRSWSAWVAEVEVDRSTGELAVTRVTVGHDSESLAPLQATAATRSIEQDVAAAALRLTAATPGFDTWPAATHGAGDTLPAVPAQALPEVRLAGTLATHDALAAGATDSLPAAAAVANAIYNATGVRLRKPPFSAERIRLALAEASPRDKRKQRGWIAAAAAAAAGVCATLLPWRAPIAPVAPPEPGFYSAATLERGRLVAAAGDCAVCHTAPGGAKNAGGLPLETPFGTVYSTNITPDVQTGIGNWSFAAFERAMREGIHRDGRRLYPAFPYTAFAKISDGDMQALYGYLMSAEPVTSAVPPTQLAFPFNLRPLLAGWNLLFHRNERFAPDPSRSAQWNRGAYLAEGLGHCSACHSPRNPLGAEQGGRRYLTGGSAEGWEAPALTALSQAPVPWTEAALFTYLRGGYAPHHGAAAGPMAPVVEELAQLPEDDVRAIAHYVASFGVPAPAPSILAAQAAQFEQRSQQAARTLGGPAERLYQSACAVCHQSDQGIAQFGVKPSLALNTNLHSKLPDNVIQVLLRGMPAPPNSELGAMPSYADTLDDRQIAQLAQYLRARFAPDKPAWQDLEKTVARLRATPAH
- a CDS encoding FAD-dependent monooxygenase, translating into MQGKPRIAVVGAGLGGTAAAALLQRAGFQVRLYEQAPAFSRLGAGIHVGPNVMKIMRRIGIEDALNDMGCHPDYWYSRDGLTGEVIAQIPLGDYAVRHYGASYLTVHRGDFHKLLTDAVAPGTLFFDKKLESVTDQGDVVQLRFTDGTVEEADIVIGADGVNSRIRETLLGAEPPKYTGYVAHRAVFPIARVKGFTHERCTKWWTDDRHMMVYFDTSKLDEIYYVTGVPEPEWDMSKSWVPSSVEEMRAAFDGWHEGVQSLIEGTVEVTKWPLLERDPLPLWSRGRLVLLGDACHPMKPHMAQGAAMAIEDAAMLTRCFTEAGTDDYASAFALYEANRAERAGKVQLVSHNNTWLRSNENPDWCFGYDVFNVPLVSAGSKPLSEAA
- a CDS encoding alpha/beta fold hydrolase — encoded protein: MTTSTFLYGANVHANGIRQHYLRYGGQAGVRAQRDAVIIVPGITSPAVTWGFVGERFGQQFDTYVLDVRGRGLSQAGAELDYSLDAQAADVVAFAAALGLQRYAVVGHSMGARIGIRAARGKPAGLTRLVLVDPPVSGPGRRAYPSQLPWYIDSIRLARQGIDAEGMRAFCPSWNEDQLRLRAQWLHTCDERAVLASFNGFHEDDIHADLPQVAVPALLMTAGRGDVIRAQDVQEMRSLLPALLVAHVADAGHMIPWDDEPGFYRAFGDFLGAALT
- a CDS encoding maleate cis-trans isomerase family protein; the protein is MQKVFRIGQIVPSSNTTMETEIPAMLAARQLVRPERFTFHSSRMRMKKVVKEELAAMDAESDRCAVELSDARVDVLGYACLVAIMAMGHGYHRVSEQRLQAHTAENGGDAPVITSAGALVDALKVLGAKRIAVVAPYMKPLTELVVDYIRNEGYEVVDYRALEIPDNLDVGRHDPAKLPEIVAQMDYADADVIVLSACVQMPSLPAVAKVEAMTGKPVVTAAVATTYALLKRLGLEPVVPGAGALLSGAY
- a CDS encoding (2Fe-2S)-binding protein, which produces MNAPRPLTLQVNHVEHTLEVAPDTPLLYILRNDLCCNGPKYGCGLGQCGACTVLVDGLPARSCVLPVRAAVGHAVTTLEGLGTAQHPDPVQQAFIEEQAAQCGYCLNGMIMTAKALLAQNPDPDETQIREALRFNLCRCGTHVEIVRAVRRAAVLQRQAAQGAAS